A region of Diospyros lotus cultivar Yz01 chromosome 3, ASM1463336v1, whole genome shotgun sequence DNA encodes the following proteins:
- the LOC127798513 gene encoding DEAD-box ATP-dependent RNA helicase 18, whose product MAAATEPPNPNGALTNTRFSDLHPPLCPPVLDALARFGFEFCTPVQAATIPLLCSFKDVAVDAATGSGKTLAFVVPLVEVLRRTSPAPKPHQVLGIIISPTRELSSQIYHVAQPFISTLPNVKSMLLVGGAEVKADMKKIEEEGANLLIGTPGRLYDIMERMDIMDFRNLEILILDEADRLLDMGFQKQINSIISHLPKLRRTGLFSATQTEAVDELSKAGLRNPVRVEVRAETKSLDELSSSQQLPSSRTPYGLHLEYLQCEADRKPSQLVDLLIKNKSKKIIIYFMTCACVDYWGIVLPRLPALKGFSLLPLHGKMKQTARDKALASFTSLSSGILLCTDVAARGLDIPGVDCIIQYDPPQDPNVFIHRVGRTARMGRQGSAIVFLLPKEEAYVEFLRIRRVPLEERKCFDEAPDIVPLIRSAGKKDRDVMEKGLRAFVSYIRAYKEHHCSYIFRWKELEIGKLGMGHGLLQLPSMPEVKHHSLSTEGFVPVEDVNLKEIKYKDKSREKQRKKNLEAKKAMKQEDRKPLKLKAMANTAATITKKKTAKQRRAVQSMEDDDEMAREYRLLKKLKKGAIDESEFAKLTGTEDLL is encoded by the exons ATGGCCGCGGCGACGGAGCCTCCGAATCCCAACGGAGCCCTAACCAACACTCGCTTCTCCGACCTCCACCCGCCTCTCTGTCCTCCAGTTCTCGACGCTCTTGCTCGGTTCGGTTTCGAGTTCTGCACCCCCGTTCAGGCCGCCACCATCCCTTTGCTCTGCAGCTTCAAGGATGTCGCAGTCGACGCCGCCACCGGTTCCGGCAAAACTCTAGCCTTCGTCGTTCCCCTCGTCGAGGTCCTCCGCCGCACCTCCCCGGCGCCGAAGCCTCATCAG GTGTTGGGGATTATAATATCCCCTACGAGGGAGTTGTCGTCACAAATATACCATGTTGCTCAACCTTTCATTTCAACATTGCCAAATGTTAAGTCCATGCTCCTTGTCGGAGGAGCAGAAGTAAAAGCAGACATGAAGAAAATAGAGGAGGAAGGTGCAAATTTGTTGATTGGCACACCTGGACGGCTTTATGACATCATGGAACGTATGGATATTATGGATTTTAGAAACCTTGAG ATTTTGATTTTAGATGAGGCTGATAGGCTATTGGATATGGGATTCCAGAAGCAGATAAATTCCATTATATCTCACTTGCCAAAGCTTCGAAGAACTGGTCTTTTTTCCGCCACTCAGACTGAGGCAGTTGATGAGCTATCCAAGGCAGGATTGCGAAATCCTGTGAGGGTTGAAGTTCGAGCAGAAACAAAGTCACTCGATGAATTATCATCATCTCAACAGTTACCCTCGTCCAGAACACCTTATGGTCTTCACCTTGAG TATCTTCAATGTGAAGCAGATAGGAAACCATCACAGCTTGTTGATCTCCTCATAAAGAACAAgtctaagaaaattataat CTATTTCATGACTTGTGCCTGTGTTGATTATTGGGGAATTGTCCTTCCACGGCTTCCTGCTCTGAAGGGTTTCTCTTTATTACCTCTTCATGGAAAGATGAAGCag ACAGCAAGGGACAAAGCGTTAGCTTCATTTACTTCTCTTTCCAGTGGCATTCTTCTATGTACTGATGTTGCAGCACGTGGACTTGACATTCCTGGCGTTGATTGCATCATACAG TATGACCCTCCCCAGGACCCAAATGTATTCATTCATAGAGTTGGTCGGACCGCTCGGATGGGACGGCAAGGGAGTGCCATTGTCTTTCTATTACCTAAG GAGGAAGCATATGTAGAATTCCTGCGAATTAGAAGGGTTCCACTCGAAGAAAGAAAATGCTTTGATGAAGCTCCTGATATCGTTCCTCTT ATACGATCTGCTGGAAAGAAGGACCGTGATGTCATGGAAAAAGGACTCAGAGCATTTGTCTCTTACATCCGTGCTTATAAAGAGCATCACTGCTCTTATATTTTCAG GTGGAAGGAACTTGAAATAGGGAAGTTAGGAATGGGTCATGGTCTGCTGCAGCTGCCTTCTATGCCTGAGGTGAAACATCACTCACTTTCTACTGAGGGCTTTGTACCAGTTGAAGATGTCAATTTGAAGGAAATTAAGTACAA GGATAAGTCTCGGGAGAAACAGAGAAAAAAGAACTTGGAAGCAAAGAAAGCCATGAAACAAGAAGATCGAAAACCACTGAAGCTCAAAGCAATGGCAAACACTGCAGCTACTATCACCAAGAAGAAGACGGCAAAGCAGAGACGTGCTGTCCAGTCTATGGAAGATGACGATGAAATGGCGCGGGAATATCGCTTGCTCAAAAAGTTAAAGAAGGGAGCAATAGATGAAAGTGAATTTGCAAAATTGACTGGAACCGAAGACCTGTTATGA